In Cytophagales bacterium, the following are encoded in one genomic region:
- a CDS encoding ATP-binding protein, producing the protein MSIRFLLVWTIFVFAICMCNAQKRERIDSLQHALNSDSAEDTLRVSTLNLLSGEYYHLDFDSSYFYAHQALALSNKIQYSYGLTEAFNNLGFAHIPWGHYDSAIWYFGKSLSLSEANSFKYLQSESYIGLGITNEESGHYKQALETYYQALAIKSRLNDQAGMGKIHNNLGQVFRNMGELDSATSHLLTALENDAFLKAYNDGASAYLILGMVKLSLEEYEASMPLFQESLKRLELPDQIIKIASSNGGLGRAFLELGDLDSAKFYLRLGLIQFSNIRHIGGEASLTAFLAEAFRAENNCDSAIYYYEKGIDLRKSANNLQYVARELTYLSMCLVQMGDLNRATQMTLEAARLAKELGSKTEASGAYSLLHEIYSRQGQFQKAYEVMKLSAAYRDSVLNQQRINEINRLENQHQINTIKKEQELIRANAMAEELRLKNEISRGKWIQFGTIAGTVVLIIVSLMLYLSLRRKRQDNALIAEKNIQISKNAEQLKLSKEKLEELTSFREGMTQMVAHDMKNTLNTIIGYSSVQSSGELKHVNHAGRQMLGLVTNMLDVQKFEEASMKIKKRQFSLEQLILRSKDQVRLLLVQKDLKVAENLQHDMIWGDPDIFDRVLVNLITNAIKYSNYGGQIEINSVIKENQYIISVIDEGVGISQEDLPHIFDKFWQGSSMKKSGESSSTGLGLTFCKMAVEAHEGSISAISQPEKGTSIVIALPKQQDQAVALSASDIKLLDPYRSRLKTKEVDEVGAIKDILSEITGSRAVDNWKQAIEQAIASGDQEQFDVIITARE; encoded by the coding sequence ATGAGTATCCGCTTCCTACTTGTATGGACCATATTCGTATTTGCTATATGCATGTGTAATGCGCAAAAGCGTGAACGTATTGACAGTTTACAGCATGCACTAAATTCAGACTCTGCTGAGGACACTTTAAGGGTAAGCACGCTAAATCTACTCTCCGGGGAATACTATCATTTGGATTTTGATAGTTCTTATTTTTACGCACATCAAGCGCTAGCCTTATCGAATAAAATCCAGTATTCTTATGGATTGACTGAAGCGTTTAATAACCTGGGCTTTGCTCATATCCCCTGGGGGCATTATGACAGTGCTATTTGGTATTTTGGGAAGAGTTTGTCTCTCTCAGAAGCAAACTCTTTCAAGTACTTGCAGTCCGAGTCTTATATTGGACTTGGCATAACAAATGAAGAGTCCGGGCATTATAAACAAGCATTGGAGACTTATTATCAGGCGTTAGCCATTAAATCGAGATTAAATGACCAGGCTGGAATGGGCAAGATCCATAATAACCTGGGCCAGGTCTTTAGGAATATGGGTGAGCTTGATAGTGCTACCTCGCATTTGCTGACGGCTTTGGAAAACGACGCTTTTCTCAAGGCATACAATGACGGTGCATCCGCTTATCTTATTCTAGGGATGGTCAAACTTTCTTTAGAAGAGTATGAAGCATCTATGCCGCTATTTCAGGAGTCTCTGAAAAGGTTGGAATTACCTGACCAGATCATCAAAATCGCTTCCAGTAACGGTGGGCTGGGTAGGGCTTTTTTAGAATTAGGTGATTTGGACAGTGCGAAGTTCTACCTAAGGCTTGGCTTAATCCAATTTTCCAACATCAGACATATAGGAGGCGAGGCCAGCTTGACGGCTTTTTTGGCAGAAGCTTTTCGCGCAGAGAATAACTGCGACTCGGCTATATACTACTACGAAAAAGGAATTGACCTCCGTAAGTCTGCAAACAACCTACAATATGTCGCCAGGGAATTGACTTATTTGTCCATGTGCCTGGTACAAATGGGAGATCTGAATAGGGCCACTCAAATGACCCTGGAGGCTGCGAGACTGGCAAAAGAGTTGGGGTCTAAAACGGAAGCCTCAGGGGCTTATTCCCTACTACATGAAATTTATTCAAGGCAAGGGCAGTTTCAAAAAGCCTATGAAGTCATGAAACTTAGCGCAGCTTATAGAGATAGTGTCTTGAATCAGCAACGTATCAATGAGATCAATCGGCTTGAAAATCAGCACCAAATAAATACCATTAAAAAAGAACAGGAGTTGATTCGAGCAAATGCCATGGCGGAAGAACTCCGATTGAAAAATGAGATATCAAGAGGGAAATGGATCCAATTTGGGACGATCGCAGGAACTGTGGTCCTTATCATTGTCTCTTTGATGTTGTACCTGTCTTTGAGACGGAAAAGGCAGGATAATGCGCTCATTGCAGAAAAGAATATCCAGATCTCAAAAAATGCGGAACAGCTAAAATTATCGAAGGAAAAGTTAGAGGAGTTGACCAGTTTTAGGGAAGGAATGACACAGATGGTAGCACATGACATGAAAAATACGTTAAATACCATCATTGGATATTCCTCGGTACAGAGCTCTGGAGAATTGAAACATGTCAACCATGCCGGTAGGCAAATGCTCGGATTAGTAACAAACATGCTAGACGTACAAAAATTCGAGGAAGCCAGCATGAAAATTAAAAAGCGTCAATTTTCTTTGGAACAACTGATACTCCGGTCAAAGGATCAAGTCAGGTTATTGTTGGTACAAAAGGACCTGAAGGTTGCTGAAAATCTGCAGCATGACATGATTTGGGGCGATCCGGATATTTTTGATCGTGTCCTGGTCAATCTAATCACCAATGCTATCAAATATTCAAATTATGGTGGTCAGATCGAGATCAACTCAGTGATCAAAGAAAACCAATACATCATCTCTGTAATTGATGAAGGTGTGGGGATTTCACAGGAGGACTTACCGCATATCTTCGATAAATTTTGGCAAGGCTCATCTATGAAAAAATCAGGAGAGTCTTCGTCAACAGGATTAGGCCTTACCTTTTGTAAAATGGCAGTAGAAGCACACGAAGGGTCAATTTCGGCTATATCTCAGCCTGAAAAAGGAACCTCTATCGTGATAGCATTACCCAAACAGCAAGATCAAGCCGTAGCTCTATCTGCTTCCGATATCAAACTCCTTGATCCGTATAGGAGTAGGTTGAAGACTAAAGAAGTGGACGAAGTTGGGGCGATCAAAGATATTTTGAGTGAAATAACCGGAAGTCGTGCCGTAGATAATTGGAAACAGGCCATTGAACAGGCCATCGCCAGTGGTGATCAGGAGCAATTCGATGTAATAATTACAGCACGTGAATGA
- a CDS encoding TonB-dependent receptor, with protein sequence MNKMNTLIIACLVWMGLICFSKTANAQDVKPYDQEDLTMLSLEELLNISVTSASKKEETVFAAPSIVATITAEEIALFGGNDLLDVLERATSIYNLSSMSFRKSTVGLRGDLPDEVNTHLLFMIDGRPFRDSNKAGLNTALLSAFPLGSIKQIEIIRGPGSVIHGTNAYVGVVNIITKKDVDYLATQVKGGSFGTIKAEANGGKTFGDLRISGGINFRSTEGWNFRDSVFSMNIAPNRKEAAVDLAEQAIGANLNLAYKHFTLKGFVGANEMTNVVGWHENDAFPYRAKRLWFDLGWQDTLLVDKYALSLNITSNSTRDEFEMNNPVTMGEVNEVYADDYLFEFTNFYRPFYQLELTFGGTVNLLSGSEEITVNDNRRYISVESYNREWFRGYVQADLKTTDWLTIVLGGQLNKVPNVNLNFAPRLALIANNRSGFGGKILYGQAFRSPNAAENGLIGPVIVDPRPVFGNNRLTPEVISTFEAQIFYHLKKSTLAVNYFLSKQTDLIKRAPAYSNAGELESQGIEAEWKLTPNKNLFVIGSYTYQLSENQEGEQDLNGLPRHMFKLGLSYNFDQWVNLAFHHAYYSSPIEKGAIPNVGLLSDYHLATLKTSFNLSQITRGTTNLQLFAEVHNLWDSKVYNPSFLIGTDRNIIRTQPGRAVYLGATITF encoded by the coding sequence ATGAATAAAATGAATACCTTGATCATTGCCTGTCTCGTTTGGATGGGATTGATCTGCTTTTCGAAAACCGCCAATGCACAAGATGTGAAGCCATACGATCAAGAGGATCTGACGATGTTATCTCTGGAGGAACTGCTCAACATATCGGTGACTTCTGCATCGAAAAAAGAAGAGACCGTTTTTGCTGCTCCTTCTATCGTAGCGACCATTACCGCAGAGGAAATTGCCCTCTTTGGAGGTAATGATTTATTGGATGTATTGGAAAGAGCAACCAGTATCTATAACCTCTCATCCATGTCATTCCGCAAGAGTACGGTAGGACTGAGAGGTGACCTGCCGGATGAGGTGAATACCCATTTGTTGTTCATGATCGACGGGCGTCCGTTTCGCGATAGTAACAAGGCTGGGCTAAACACTGCACTACTTTCAGCCTTTCCTCTCGGATCAATCAAGCAGATCGAAATCATTAGAGGACCAGGGTCTGTTATTCATGGGACGAATGCTTATGTAGGAGTGGTTAATATCATTACCAAAAAGGATGTTGATTATTTGGCCACACAAGTAAAAGGAGGGTCTTTTGGTACGATCAAAGCGGAGGCCAATGGAGGTAAGACTTTTGGAGACCTTCGGATCAGTGGAGGAATCAATTTCAGATCTACAGAAGGATGGAATTTTCGGGACAGTGTATTTTCCATGAACATTGCTCCCAATCGTAAAGAGGCAGCAGTCGATTTAGCTGAACAAGCGATTGGTGCTAATCTTAACCTGGCCTATAAGCACTTTACACTAAAAGGTTTTGTTGGTGCGAATGAAATGACCAATGTCGTAGGATGGCATGAGAATGATGCGTTTCCCTACCGAGCCAAAAGGCTTTGGTTTGACCTGGGTTGGCAGGATACCTTATTGGTGGATAAATATGCACTCAGCCTCAATATTACTTCCAATTCAACACGGGACGAATTTGAGATGAATAATCCTGTAACCATGGGAGAGGTGAACGAAGTTTATGCGGACGATTACCTTTTTGAGTTTACTAACTTTTATCGTCCATTTTATCAGCTAGAGTTGACTTTTGGTGGAACTGTGAACTTATTGTCCGGTAGTGAGGAAATAACAGTAAACGATAATAGGAGATACATTTCTGTTGAATCTTACAACCGAGAATGGTTTCGGGGTTATGTACAAGCAGACCTAAAAACTACGGACTGGTTGACAATAGTATTGGGTGGTCAATTAAACAAAGTGCCCAATGTCAATTTAAATTTTGCACCAAGGTTAGCCCTGATCGCCAATAACCGTTCAGGGTTTGGAGGGAAAATACTTTACGGACAAGCATTTAGGTCACCAAATGCCGCTGAAAACGGGTTAATCGGCCCCGTGATCGTGGACCCCAGGCCTGTTTTTGGTAATAATAGATTGACTCCTGAAGTGATATCAACATTTGAGGCCCAAATATTCTACCACCTTAAGAAAAGTACGCTGGCAGTTAACTATTTCTTGAGCAAACAAACGGATCTCATCAAAAGAGCCCCTGCTTACAGCAACGCTGGAGAGTTGGAGAGTCAGGGCATTGAAGCCGAATGGAAATTAACTCCAAATAAGAACTTGTTTGTGATAGGGTCATACACCTACCAGTTATCTGAAAATCAAGAAGGAGAGCAAGACTTGAATGGCCTCCCTAGGCATATGTTTAAGTTAGGTTTATCCTACAATTTTGATCAATGGGTAAACCTGGCTTTCCACCACGCCTATTATTCCTCACCCATCGAAAAAGGAGCTATTCCTAATGTTGGATTATTATCTGATTATCATTTAGCGACATTGAAGACCAGCTTTAATTTGAGCCAAATTACGCGTGGAACTACTAACCTTCAATTGTTTGCAGAAGTACATAATTTATGGGACTCCAAGGTCTATAATCCATCATTCCTGATTGGGACTGACCGGAATATCATCAGGACGCAGCCCGGAAGAGCCGTTTATCTAGGGGCTACAATTACTTTTTAG
- a CDS encoding methyl-accepting chemotaxis protein — protein MNPNDSFWRLTVARKIALTCGIVMLISAFSGVSSLLTFRASRKVDETITNHYYPLISQLKEFSALINQTDDLTVNWMYLPNPDDKSALIEIIKEIYPASKNDVFEQLKNWPDSNLYEISDHFNSYDEVLPFVYRITGTLVKEEHYNDDLLLFELIPVLDNEILLPLKRINEELQKEITVLEQDADHQLAAKFSSFDRLERVIIIMTILAFLLGGGCTFLITRSMVDRIQQLNLTVQQLSKGVIPEDILHQSSDEIGEITESVQKLKSGLISTSLFAQEIGKGNLSAEHVLLSDGDVLGKSLLAMQSNLNKTIHETNDIVSVVAEEGKLGSRIALDNKSGAWAELSLSINNLFESITLPFKTLESILTAMADGDLTGTYEIEAKGEVLKLSSSLNDALGSLNQLLQEIDRSIQTVEDNSTEMLISGEEMSTNTSEIATAIAQMSTGAQNQVIKVDESSRLVESILSSSDEMAQRSESIYSAAKTGVINSTKGSKMIENIAASINNIRSVSDATNEALNTLSRRSNEIEKVLQVITEIASQTNLLALNAAIEAAQAGEAGRGFSVVAEEIRKLAEGSRASAKEIEQLITEVNQDTSTTMRLMNEMIGGVDKGVRDAKQAFDVFEEISTSSSNTLGYSEDILKLSKDQSLKIGEVVSITESIVVIAEQTAAGTEEVATSSSELEAGMNSYIEKSKRLNKISAQLKSNIGQFKLQHSIGTRPQATQLIA, from the coding sequence ATGAATCCAAACGATTCCTTCTGGCGATTAACAGTGGCCAGGAAAATAGCCTTAACGTGTGGTATTGTAATGTTGATATCTGCATTCAGTGGTGTTTCAAGTTTATTGACCTTCCGTGCCAGCAGGAAAGTGGACGAAACCATTACGAATCATTACTATCCACTTATATCGCAATTAAAGGAGTTTTCGGCTTTGATCAATCAAACCGACGATCTCACCGTAAACTGGATGTATTTACCTAACCCGGACGATAAATCAGCCCTGATAGAAATCATTAAGGAAATATATCCTGCTTCAAAAAATGATGTATTTGAACAATTAAAAAATTGGCCGGATTCAAACCTTTACGAGATATCAGATCACTTTAACAGCTATGATGAAGTACTCCCTTTTGTGTATCGCATAACCGGCACGTTAGTTAAGGAAGAGCACTATAATGATGATCTGTTGTTGTTTGAATTGATACCTGTTTTGGATAACGAAATTTTATTGCCTTTGAAGCGTATTAATGAGGAATTACAAAAGGAAATCACCGTGCTGGAACAAGACGCTGATCATCAACTTGCGGCTAAATTTTCCTCGTTTGATCGATTAGAGAGGGTGATCATCATTATGACGATTTTAGCGTTCCTTTTAGGAGGTGGATGTACCTTTTTGATTACACGATCAATGGTCGATCGTATCCAGCAACTAAACCTTACGGTTCAACAATTAAGCAAGGGAGTTATACCAGAAGATATCTTGCATCAGTCATCAGATGAGATCGGGGAGATAACGGAATCTGTTCAGAAACTCAAGTCAGGATTAATAAGTACCTCCCTTTTTGCGCAAGAAATTGGTAAAGGGAATCTAAGCGCCGAACATGTTTTACTCAGTGATGGGGATGTATTAGGTAAGTCCTTACTTGCGATGCAAAGCAACCTCAATAAAACCATTCACGAGACCAATGATATCGTATCCGTCGTAGCAGAAGAAGGTAAATTGGGAAGCAGAATAGCCCTGGATAACAAGTCCGGCGCATGGGCTGAATTAAGTTTATCCATCAATAACTTATTCGAGTCCATCACATTACCCTTTAAAACCCTTGAAAGTATTCTGACGGCTATGGCAGATGGTGACCTTACGGGAACTTACGAGATAGAAGCAAAAGGAGAGGTGCTCAAGTTGTCTTCCAGTCTGAATGATGCCCTAGGAAGTCTGAATCAATTATTACAGGAGATTGATCGATCCATTCAGACTGTAGAAGACAACTCTACCGAGATGCTCATATCTGGAGAAGAAATGAGTACTAACACCTCAGAAATTGCCACAGCCATTGCTCAGATGAGTACAGGGGCCCAAAATCAGGTGATCAAAGTAGACGAGTCCTCACGCTTAGTAGAAAGTATTTTGAGCAGTTCGGATGAAATGGCGCAACGGTCCGAATCTATTTATTCAGCTGCGAAAACAGGTGTAATTAACAGCACGAAGGGCTCGAAGATGATTGAAAACATAGCGGCAAGCATCAATAATATTAGAAGTGTTTCTGATGCGACGAATGAAGCGCTCAATACGCTTTCAAGGCGTTCTAATGAAATTGAGAAGGTGCTTCAGGTGATCACTGAAATCGCATCTCAAACAAATCTCTTGGCCTTGAATGCTGCAATTGAAGCTGCACAGGCAGGAGAGGCGGGAAGAGGGTTTTCTGTGGTGGCGGAAGAGATCAGAAAACTTGCGGAAGGTTCACGAGCATCTGCAAAGGAAATCGAACAATTAATTACTGAGGTGAACCAGGATACATCGACCACTATGCGGTTGATGAATGAAATGATCGGTGGAGTAGACAAGGGTGTAAGAGATGCCAAACAGGCATTTGATGTCTTTGAAGAGATTTCAACATCATCCTCCAATACCCTTGGTTATTCTGAAGACATTCTGAAGTTGAGCAAAGACCAGTCATTGAAGATCGGCGAAGTAGTATCGATCACAGAATCCATAGTAGTCATTGCCGAACAGACAGCCGCTGGAACTGAAGAAGTGGCAACCTCTTCCTCCGAATTGGAAGCGGGTATGAACAGTTACATAGAGAAATCTAAGCGCCTAAATAAAATATCTGCCCAACTCAAATCAAACATTGGGCAATTCAAACTTCAACATTCAATTGGGACACGTCCACAGGCTACTCAATTGATCGCCTAA
- a CDS encoding FtsX-like permease family protein: protein MIRHHFKVIYRQMLRSKVYALLNIGGLSLGMVVAIFIGLWVHDELTYNQYHDNYDQMVQLLTHSQFGDRKVTNTFMMTAVGSTLTENFPDAVEEVFMAEGRANRRVIAYGQKSLREVGLLVTANAPNMLGFDMIAGSQEGLIDKYSIMLSESFAKRLFGTENPMNKTVKVAGRTDLLVTGVYKDIPNNSRFSYANYTTRLVLTVGDKNMNIWDNFNVKVYAKMSPEANLADIGSALNEFTAPHYNQNDRRRQVFLHPMKDWHLRSEFEDFMPVMSQQMKFVWLYGLIGVFVLILACINFTNLSTARSEKRAKESGIRKTLGSIRRELIAQFYIETSLYALLSYLLALGAYVILLPWFNELSGKSIQEPWQMIGFWGISGGFLLITVIAAGSYPALYLSSFSPVRALKGKFSEGNRASIPRKVLVVVQYTISIALIVGTITVNNQIQTAKNRPVGYSPEGMISLERASPNFSKKMDVLKAELLNTGLAQAVGSSNYPVVNNLGWNGGFTWDGMDENFDKTFNTINISPGYARAVGMKFILGRDFSEEFGNDHKAIIINRTAMELMQLEDPIGMVVNYNPSWKEAENYTIIGVVEDMIKNSPFEKTDQSIMFFDESWIQYLYIRLNPNSSVSEALVGLEEAFHKVLPNDPFDYSFADDDYERKFLNEQRISEQASFFSVVAIFISCLGLFGLAAFLAEQRIKEIGIRKVLGATVTHILTLLSKEFIVLMVIASFVAIPIAYQVLDTWLNSYEIRTSIHWWFFGLAGFGALMLTLLTTGFHAVKAALANPVQSLRSE from the coding sequence ATGATTCGACACCATTTCAAGGTAATTTACCGTCAAATGCTCCGAAGTAAAGTGTATGCCTTACTCAACATCGGAGGACTTTCTCTGGGCATGGTTGTGGCCATATTCATCGGTCTTTGGGTCCATGACGAGTTGACCTACAACCAATATCATGATAACTACGATCAGATGGTTCAATTACTGACCCACAGCCAGTTTGGTGACCGAAAAGTGACCAATACTTTCATGATGACCGCAGTTGGGAGTACGCTTACGGAGAATTTTCCTGATGCGGTAGAAGAGGTGTTTATGGCAGAAGGTCGTGCCAATCGTCGGGTCATTGCTTACGGTCAGAAAAGCCTGAGAGAAGTGGGGTTATTAGTGACAGCCAATGCACCAAACATGTTAGGGTTTGACATGATTGCAGGCTCTCAGGAAGGGTTGATTGACAAGTATTCGATCATGTTGTCCGAGTCTTTTGCGAAACGGCTTTTTGGGACGGAGAACCCCATGAACAAGACGGTTAAGGTGGCAGGTAGAACGGATCTTTTGGTGACAGGGGTATACAAGGACATTCCGAATAACTCCCGATTTTCTTATGCCAATTATACGACTCGGTTGGTACTCACTGTGGGAGACAAGAACATGAATATCTGGGACAATTTCAATGTGAAGGTTTACGCAAAAATGTCTCCAGAAGCAAATTTAGCTGACATTGGATCTGCCTTGAATGAATTTACGGCCCCTCATTACAACCAGAATGATCGACGTAGGCAGGTGTTTTTGCATCCGATGAAAGACTGGCATTTAAGGTCTGAATTTGAGGATTTTATGCCGGTTATGAGTCAGCAAATGAAATTTGTTTGGCTCTATGGACTCATTGGCGTTTTTGTTTTGATTTTGGCATGTATCAATTTTACTAACCTCAGTACGGCCAGGTCAGAAAAGCGAGCCAAAGAATCAGGGATCAGGAAAACATTGGGTTCGATCCGTCGAGAATTGATTGCACAGTTCTACATTGAAACGTCATTGTATGCCTTGTTGAGTTATTTGTTGGCGCTGGGAGCATATGTGATCTTACTTCCGTGGTTCAATGAGCTATCCGGGAAAAGTATCCAGGAACCCTGGCAGATGATTGGCTTCTGGGGAATTTCTGGTGGTTTTCTGTTAATTACCGTGATTGCTGCTGGTTCCTATCCTGCATTATACTTGTCTTCATTTTCGCCGGTTCGTGCCCTGAAAGGAAAGTTTTCTGAAGGGAACCGAGCATCCATTCCCAGAAAAGTATTGGTAGTTGTGCAATACACAATTTCTATTGCTTTGATCGTAGGAACAATCACTGTTAATAATCAAATACAGACGGCTAAAAACAGACCTGTTGGCTATTCACCAGAAGGTATGATTTCCCTAGAACGCGCTTCGCCAAATTTTAGTAAAAAGATGGATGTCCTAAAAGCGGAGCTCTTGAATACAGGATTGGCCCAAGCTGTTGGAAGTTCCAATTATCCGGTGGTCAACAATCTGGGTTGGAATGGAGGCTTTACTTGGGATGGGATGGATGAAAACTTCGATAAAACTTTTAATACGATCAATATTTCACCGGGTTATGCCAGAGCTGTTGGAATGAAATTCATTCTCGGAAGGGATTTTTCGGAAGAATTTGGAAACGACCATAAAGCGATCATCATCAACCGAACAGCAATGGAATTGATGCAATTGGAAGACCCAATAGGTATGGTCGTGAATTATAATCCGTCCTGGAAGGAAGCTGAAAACTACACCATCATCGGGGTGGTGGAGGACATGATCAAGAATTCACCTTTTGAAAAAACCGATCAATCCATCATGTTTTTCGATGAATCATGGATCCAGTACCTCTATATCCGCCTGAACCCGAATTCTAGTGTGAGCGAGGCATTGGTTGGTTTGGAGGAGGCTTTTCACAAGGTATTACCGAATGATCCTTTTGACTACAGTTTCGCAGATGATGATTATGAGCGAAAGTTTCTCAACGAGCAACGTATCAGTGAGCAAGCCAGTTTTTTCAGTGTGGTTGCCATATTTATCAGCTGCCTGGGGCTTTTCGGATTAGCGGCTTTCCTGGCCGAACAACGTATCAAAGAGATTGGTATTCGTAAAGTGCTAGGAGCGACTGTTACTCACATCCTGACTTTACTTTCCAAAGAGTTTATCGTATTAATGGTCATCGCAAGTTTTGTGGCTATTCCCATCGCTTATCAGGTGCTGGATACCTGGCTCAATAGCTATGAGATCAGAACCTCGATCCATTGGTGGTTTTTCGGTTTAGCGGGCTTTGGAGCTTTGATGCTGACGCTACTGACCACTGGATTTCACGCCGTAAAGGCAGCCTTAGCGAACCCGGTACAGTCATTGCGGTCGGAGTAG
- a CDS encoding response regulator, with product MEDILKDIRLLVADDDYTNVEIILTYLEGITEHLHYASDGERACSLALKKTPDLIIMDWQMPKMDGIEAIKVLQSQEATSVIPIIVATGVMTSSENLQKALDAGAVDFLRKPFNPIEFKARVSSALRIRNQHQTIQQMLVKEKAYIQSNLEHKERELTSMAILDHQKNALLNSLLNQVSRLDRITSHVHATEIKSIEKDIRSQLDLSKSWETFKVHFEEMHQGFFEKLDKQFEGLSLNERKLCAYIKMGLGNYEISQMTTSSDDAVRKAINRLKKKLNLGPKEDIRNFLFGF from the coding sequence ATGGAAGACATTTTAAAAGATATAAGGCTATTAGTTGCCGACGATGATTACACGAATGTTGAAATTATCCTTACATATCTTGAAGGAATAACGGAACACCTCCATTATGCTTCCGATGGAGAAAGAGCCTGTAGTTTAGCGTTAAAAAAGACTCCCGATCTTATTATAATGGATTGGCAAATGCCGAAAATGGATGGCATTGAAGCGATTAAGGTATTACAATCCCAGGAAGCAACCAGCGTTATTCCGATCATTGTAGCCACGGGGGTCATGACTTCTTCGGAAAATCTTCAAAAGGCCCTGGATGCCGGTGCGGTGGATTTTTTAAGAAAGCCTTTCAACCCCATCGAATTTAAAGCACGAGTCTCATCGGCATTGAGAATTAGAAATCAGCATCAGACCATACAGCAGATGCTGGTTAAGGAAAAGGCATACATTCAAAGCAATCTGGAACATAAAGAGCGGGAATTGACCAGTATGGCGATCCTTGATCATCAGAAAAATGCTTTACTTAACTCCTTACTTAACCAGGTAAGTCGGTTGGACCGCATCACCAGTCATGTGCATGCAACGGAAATCAAATCCATTGAAAAGGATATTCGATCACAATTGGATTTGAGTAAAAGTTGGGAAACTTTCAAAGTGCATTTTGAGGAAATGCATCAAGGATTTTTCGAAAAGCTCGATAAACAATTTGAGGGCCTTAGTTTAAATGAACGAAAGCTCTGCGCCTATATCAAAATGGGCTTGGGAAACTACGAAATCAGTCAAATGACCACCTCTTCCGATGATGCAGTCCGAAAAGCGATCAATCGACTGAAAAAGAAACTGAACCTCGGACCAAAAGAGGATATCCGGAATTTTTTATTCGGCTTCTAA
- a CDS encoding YfiR family protein, which produces MKRTMVIIFFILSLSINPTTLKAQVSKFQALYLLNFSRNLDWDTEAIQIAVIGSSKTFDELSELTSKYPNVSVRKVRSTDPIHEFQMIFLPASQSKNFNLLQDKIGSSKIVLVVENEDLVSKGAEIGFSLEGNKLKFSMNRGSIYESAVIVNDKLFSLASAVIN; this is translated from the coding sequence ATGAAAAGAACGATGGTCATCATTTTTTTTATCCTTTCGCTATCAATAAATCCAACTACTTTGAAAGCACAAGTTTCGAAATTTCAAGCCCTGTATCTCTTGAATTTTTCACGTAACCTGGATTGGGATACAGAGGCAATTCAAATTGCCGTGATCGGGAGCTCCAAGACTTTTGATGAACTGTCGGAATTGACGAGTAAATATCCGAATGTGTCCGTCCGAAAAGTCCGTTCGACTGATCCAATCCATGAATTTCAGATGATTTTTCTGCCCGCATCACAATCCAAAAATTTCAATCTACTTCAAGATAAAATTGGTAGCTCCAAAATAGTCCTGGTAGTAGAAAACGAGGATTTGGTAAGTAAGGGAGCAGAAATTGGATTTTCTCTCGAAGGAAATAAACTCAAGTTCTCGATGAACAGAGGGTCAATCTATGAAAGCGCTGTAATCGTGAATGATAAGCTGTTCTCATTGGCTAGCGCTGTAATCAATTAA